Proteins found in one Planctomycetes bacterium MalM25 genomic segment:
- a CDS encoding Planctomycete cytochrome C yields MVLLWGLPGLASEPVDFDAEVRPIFTKHCTACHGGVKQAADLSFVYGDTVEYTIEAGSPDDSYLIERVIADDESRMPPPEHGPPLSADEVDLLKRWIELGAAWEAPWSYLAPQRHAMPETEDPDWARQPIDHFVLAKLEAEGVAPSPDERPDRWLRRVSLDLVGLPPSLEERAAFLKDLSATGEEAYATVVDRLLGSERFGERWASVWFDLVRYADSRGYGEDSTRDIWKYRDWVIDAFNADMPYDEFTTKQLAGDLFPERTLEDHLATAVHRLTHTNEEGGTDDEEFRVAAVIDRVSTTWQTWMGVTIGCVQCHSHPYDPIEHEDFYRSAAYFNNTADVDLSDDWPLLDVPIKQEDYVLATELDRRITRAKLEAWEQRWRAAHLDTDWTPTRIDSVRSSTATEVGVDKKDDHDDYRTSGTVAKHSDFELTLPIEPTDKPITGVKVVASPLDPETALPDAEVGFVLSRIQLAILPKDAKKPVDVPIRRIVGDEPLPRYDASNSLRDNNEGFGAYTRVNHPREAVLIPKEPIQLEPGSRLVVKLRHRVFNLAAFVLVTRRGSVEYTTDEELPTRLEDETLTELDEQIKGLQAARDQIESVPTPILQERPDHLARPTHQFIRGLFLTKGEQVAAGVPASMIGAEDQPSSRLELAEWLVSEGNPLTSRVAVNRFWSRLWGIGLVATEEDFGAAGDRPSHPALLDDLAVRFREDYGWSVKRLLREITLSRAYRQESKLRPELIERDPLNRLLAHGPRHSLPAETLRDQMLAVSGLLTTKMHGPPVYPPLPRGVWKARRGSWPTAPVGNPDRYRRSVYTFIKRSVPHPAFAAFDAPSRDYCIAKRQRSNTPLQPLMLLNDTAFVECAEALADRMREHPGELSEQIAYGFSRATCREPRDNEVEQLNKLHSEVLASDGEKIALQTVAAVLLNLDEIITK; encoded by the coding sequence ATGGTCTTGCTGTGGGGCCTGCCCGGCTTGGCCTCCGAGCCGGTCGATTTCGACGCCGAGGTCCGGCCGATCTTCACCAAGCACTGCACCGCTTGCCACGGTGGAGTCAAGCAGGCGGCCGATCTCTCCTTCGTTTATGGAGACACCGTCGAGTACACCATCGAAGCCGGATCGCCCGACGACTCGTACCTGATCGAGCGGGTGATTGCCGACGATGAGAGCCGCATGCCGCCTCCCGAGCACGGCCCTCCGCTCTCCGCCGACGAGGTCGACCTGCTGAAGCGATGGATCGAGCTGGGGGCGGCGTGGGAGGCGCCGTGGTCTTACCTGGCTCCCCAGCGGCACGCGATGCCAGAGACCGAGGACCCCGATTGGGCTCGCCAACCGATCGATCACTTCGTGCTCGCCAAGCTCGAGGCCGAAGGCGTTGCCCCGTCGCCCGATGAGCGGCCCGATCGTTGGTTGCGACGAGTCTCCTTGGACCTCGTTGGCTTGCCACCGAGCCTTGAGGAGCGAGCCGCGTTCCTAAAGGACCTCTCCGCTACGGGGGAGGAGGCCTACGCCACCGTCGTTGATCGACTGCTCGGTTCGGAACGTTTCGGGGAGCGCTGGGCGAGCGTCTGGTTCGATCTGGTCCGCTACGCCGACTCCCGCGGGTACGGCGAGGATTCCACCCGCGATATCTGGAAGTACCGCGACTGGGTGATCGACGCCTTCAACGCGGACATGCCGTACGACGAATTCACAACGAAACAACTCGCCGGCGATCTGTTCCCCGAGCGGACACTCGAAGACCACCTCGCCACGGCCGTCCACCGCCTCACCCACACGAACGAGGAGGGGGGCACCGACGACGAGGAGTTCCGGGTCGCCGCGGTGATCGATCGGGTCTCGACAACTTGGCAGACCTGGATGGGGGTCACGATCGGGTGCGTACAGTGCCACTCGCACCCCTACGATCCGATCGAGCACGAGGACTTCTACCGTTCGGCCGCCTACTTCAACAACACCGCGGACGTCGATCTGAGCGACGATTGGCCCCTGCTGGACGTCCCCATCAAACAAGAAGACTACGTCCTCGCGACCGAACTCGATCGGAGGATCACCCGCGCGAAGCTCGAGGCCTGGGAGCAACGCTGGCGTGCGGCGCACCTCGATACCGACTGGACGCCCACGCGGATCGATTCGGTGAGGAGCTCAACGGCGACCGAGGTCGGCGTCGATAAGAAGGACGATCACGACGACTACCGCACCTCGGGCACGGTGGCGAAGCACAGCGACTTCGAGCTGACACTCCCCATCGAACCGACGGACAAACCGATCACGGGCGTTAAGGTCGTCGCCTCGCCGCTCGATCCCGAAACCGCCTTGCCGGACGCCGAAGTCGGGTTCGTGCTCTCGCGCATCCAGCTGGCGATCCTGCCGAAGGACGCGAAGAAGCCGGTCGACGTGCCGATCCGGCGGATCGTGGGCGACGAGCCATTGCCGCGGTACGACGCGAGCAACAGCCTCCGGGACAACAACGAAGGCTTCGGCGCGTACACCCGCGTGAACCACCCGCGTGAAGCGGTGCTGATCCCCAAGGAGCCGATCCAGCTGGAGCCCGGCTCGCGTCTGGTGGTGAAGCTGCGTCACCGTGTCTTCAACCTGGCAGCCTTTGTCCTCGTGACGCGCCGAGGGTCGGTCGAATACACAACCGACGAAGAGCTGCCGACTCGCCTCGAGGACGAAACGCTGACCGAGCTTGACGAGCAAATCAAAGGCCTTCAAGCCGCACGCGATCAGATCGAGTCCGTCCCCACGCCGATCCTTCAAGAGCGGCCCGACCACTTGGCACGCCCGACTCACCAGTTCATCCGCGGGCTGTTTCTCACGAAAGGGGAACAAGTCGCTGCCGGCGTGCCCGCTTCGATGATCGGCGCGGAGGACCAGCCCTCGTCGCGACTCGAGCTGGCGGAGTGGCTGGTCAGCGAGGGCAACCCGCTCACGTCGCGAGTCGCCGTGAACCGCTTCTGGTCGCGGCTCTGGGGCATCGGCCTCGTGGCGACCGAAGAGGACTTCGGCGCCGCCGGCGATCGGCCTTCTCACCCCGCGCTGCTGGACGATCTCGCGGTTCGTTTCCGTGAGGATTACGGCTGGAGCGTCAAACGGCTACTGCGCGAAATCACCCTCTCGCGGGCGTACCGCCAGGAATCGAAGCTCCGCCCCGAGCTGATCGAGCGCGACCCGCTCAACCGATTGTTAGCCCACGGCCCCCGGCACAGCCTGCCGGCGGAAACGCTTCGAGACCAGATGCTCGCGGTCAGCGGATTGCTGACCACCAAGATGCACGGCCCGCCCGTCTACCCGCCGCTCCCGCGTGGGGTGTGGAAGGCTCGCCGGGGTTCGTGGCCGACGGCGCCCGTGGGGAACCCCGATCGCTACCGGCGGAGCGTTTACACGTTCATCAAGCGGAGCGTCCCGCACCCCGCCTTTGCGGCGTTCGATGCGCCGTCACGCGACTATTGCATTGCGAAGCGTCAGCGATCCAACACGCCGCTACAACCGCTGATGCTGCTGAACGACACCGCGTTCGTGGAGTGCGCCGAGGCGCTCGCCGATCGGATGCGCGAGCACCCCGGTGAGCTGTCCGAACAGATCGCCTACGGCTTCAGCCGGGCGACCTGCCGCGAACCCCGTGATAACGAGGTCGAGCAGCTCAACAAGTTGCACAGCGAAGTGCTGGCGTCGGACGGTGAGAAGATCGCGCTGCAAACGGTCGCGGCGGTGCTGCTCAATCTCGACGAGATCATCACGAAGTAG
- a CDS encoding Alpha-L-fucosidase, translating into MNILRLLLVAFALQIGLAAWAEGPYEPNWESLRKHKPAPEWFRDVKYGVYFHWGVYSVPAYGNEWYPNHMHHKSGGGRKHVYDHHVATYGDPSEYGYDKFVPQFKAEHFDAEEWVDLFAKSGAKFVGPVAEHHDGFAMWDSEITPWNSADRGPKKDIVGEITEAARKRGMKTIATFHHARNNLWKNEKGKWTGHYEQAHRHFPEVLEDKERAILYGYLPREEFLDMWFVKLKEVIDGYDPDIIWFDSWLHEIPDDVKMKFLAYYFNHAEETGQEVLVTYKQKDLPQDVGVLDLEKGGMGELTEFTWLTDDTISLGSWCYTENLRIKSTDIVLHSLIDIVSKNGQLVLNVSPKADGSIPQVQRDVLLELGEWLGKYGEAIYETRPFTTYGHGPTVAGKGHFGGIATDKSYTAEDIRYTKNGDTVYAILLGTPTAGAETLLKGFAGSEASIKSVSLLGSDAKIDWRKTDDGLAVTAPGECPDEMANVYRIETE; encoded by the coding sequence GTGAACATCTTACGCCTGTTGCTCGTTGCGTTCGCCCTGCAGATCGGCCTCGCGGCGTGGGCCGAAGGGCCCTACGAGCCGAACTGGGAGTCGCTGCGCAAGCACAAGCCGGCGCCCGAGTGGTTCCGCGACGTCAAGTACGGCGTCTACTTCCACTGGGGTGTTTACTCGGTGCCCGCCTACGGCAACGAGTGGTACCCGAATCACATGCACCATAAAAGTGGAGGAGGTCGCAAGCACGTCTACGACCACCACGTCGCGACCTACGGCGACCCGTCCGAGTACGGCTACGACAAGTTCGTGCCACAGTTCAAGGCGGAGCATTTCGACGCCGAGGAGTGGGTCGACCTGTTCGCGAAGTCGGGCGCCAAGTTCGTGGGCCCGGTCGCGGAGCACCACGACGGCTTCGCCATGTGGGACAGCGAGATCACGCCCTGGAACTCCGCCGATCGCGGCCCGAAGAAGGACATCGTCGGCGAGATCACCGAGGCGGCCCGCAAGCGGGGCATGAAGACGATCGCCACTTTCCACCACGCTCGCAACAACCTCTGGAAGAACGAGAAGGGGAAGTGGACCGGCCACTACGAGCAAGCCCATCGGCATTTCCCGGAAGTCCTCGAAGACAAAGAGCGGGCGATCCTCTACGGCTACCTCCCGCGTGAAGAGTTCCTCGACATGTGGTTCGTGAAGCTCAAGGAGGTCATCGACGGTTATGATCCGGACATCATCTGGTTCGACAGCTGGCTGCACGAGATCCCCGATGACGTGAAGATGAAGTTCTTGGCGTACTACTTCAACCACGCCGAGGAGACCGGCCAGGAAGTCCTGGTCACCTACAAGCAGAAGGACCTGCCGCAAGATGTCGGCGTGCTCGATCTCGAGAAGGGGGGGATGGGCGAACTCACCGAGTTCACTTGGCTCACCGACGATACGATCAGCCTCGGCAGCTGGTGCTACACCGAGAACCTGCGGATCAAGTCAACCGACATCGTCCTGCACAGCCTGATCGACATCGTCAGCAAGAACGGGCAGCTGGTGCTCAACGTCTCGCCTAAGGCAGACGGCAGCATCCCGCAGGTCCAGCGCGACGTGCTGCTGGAGCTGGGCGAGTGGCTCGGAAAGTACGGCGAAGCGATCTACGAGACGCGCCCCTTCACCACCTACGGGCACGGCCCCACCGTCGCCGGCAAGGGGCACTTCGGCGGGATCGCCACCGACAAGAGCTACACCGCCGAGGACATCCGCTACACCAAGAACGGCGACACCGTCTACGCGATCCTACTCGGCACACCCACGGCGGGGGCGGAGACGCTCCTGAAGGGGTTTGCGGGCTCTGAGGCTTCGATCAAGTCGGTCTCGTTGCTGGGCAGCGACGCGAAGATCGACTGGCGCAAGACCGACGACGGTTTGGCCGTCACCGCGCCGGGCGAGTGCCCGGACGAGATGGCGAATGTCTATCGGATCGAAACCGAGTAG
- a CDS encoding Alpha-L-fucosidase: protein MPLMKNALALAACVLMPMATTAQTLSKEALLDFVNTRYQAYFHYNLCTFKNVNEEKHSGRSRGTEPVEWWNPTGLDCEQWAQVCIDSRMAGGWLTAKHHGGFCLWDSAHTDYDVASSPVKTDVVGEFVKTFRERGLKVGIYYSILDYHHGIDNGTVTQEKIEFLKAQITELLTNYGPIDYMNFDGWNTWPTLPDYDDCPYDELFRLVKRLQPECLIVSHTYESNLAHTEIPFADAAGRAYPYHPDYMRPTAASDCSQRDWWWDDIPEYRKPKSKAYLLKQLDSYNSHNSVYVLNISPGPNGRLDDSVCKRLTEVAEAWDRPADLTEAGDNWGYQYDVSTNLAFHKPATQSTTDGPILDMRARPRAEIAVDGVIEGSGAMEQCSLTTEEMSPWWQVDLRCECHLDEVQIYFQTDAPDRKRSDIALIVYDAAGQAVWTERLKPSSPAYTEPDRLVVKLGSDKVVGRVIRIKAISKQTVLGIAEVLVHGEPN from the coding sequence ATGCCGCTGATGAAGAATGCCCTCGCCCTCGCCGCCTGCGTGCTGATGCCGATGGCGACCACTGCGCAAACCCTGTCGAAGGAGGCTCTGCTCGACTTCGTCAACACGCGATACCAGGCGTACTTCCACTACAACCTCTGCACGTTCAAGAACGTGAACGAGGAGAAGCACTCGGGGCGCAGCCGGGGGACCGAGCCGGTCGAATGGTGGAACCCGACGGGCCTTGATTGCGAGCAGTGGGCCCAGGTCTGTATCGACTCACGGATGGCGGGCGGCTGGCTGACGGCGAAGCACCACGGCGGCTTCTGCCTGTGGGACAGCGCGCACACCGACTACGACGTCGCCTCCTCGCCGGTCAAGACCGACGTCGTCGGCGAGTTCGTAAAGACGTTCCGCGAGCGCGGCCTCAAGGTCGGCATCTACTACTCGATCCTCGATTATCACCACGGCATCGACAACGGGACCGTGACTCAAGAGAAGATCGAATTCCTAAAGGCCCAGATCACCGAGCTGCTGACGAACTACGGGCCGATCGACTACATGAACTTCGACGGATGGAACACCTGGCCGACGCTGCCGGACTACGACGACTGCCCGTACGACGAGTTGTTCCGACTGGTGAAGCGTCTCCAACCCGAGTGCCTGATTGTCAGCCACACCTACGAGTCGAACCTCGCCCACACCGAGATCCCTTTCGCCGACGCGGCGGGCCGCGCTTACCCGTACCACCCGGACTACATGCGTCCAACCGCCGCGTCCGATTGCTCGCAGCGTGATTGGTGGTGGGACGACATCCCAGAGTACCGCAAGCCGAAGTCGAAGGCGTACCTGCTGAAGCAACTCGACAGCTACAACTCGCACAACTCGGTTTACGTGCTGAACATCTCGCCCGGCCCCAACGGCCGGCTCGACGACAGCGTCTGCAAACGGCTCACCGAGGTCGCCGAGGCGTGGGACAGGCCGGCCGACCTGACCGAGGCGGGCGACAACTGGGGCTACCAGTACGACGTCTCGACCAACCTCGCCTTCCATAAACCGGCGACTCAATCGACCACCGACGGGCCGATCCTCGACATGCGCGCCCGCCCCCGGGCGGAGATCGCCGTCGATGGCGTGATCGAAGGGAGCGGCGCCATGGAGCAATGCTCGCTGACGACCGAAGAGATGAGCCCCTGGTGGCAGGTCGATCTGCGTTGCGAGTGCCACCTCGACGAGGTGCAGATCTACTTTCAAACGGATGCGCCTGACCGAAAGCGTTCCGACATCGCGTTGATCGTCTACGACGCGGCGGGCCAAGCCGTGTGGACCGAACGCCTGAAGCCGTCGAGCCCGGCGTACACGGAGCCGGATCGATTGGTCGTTAAGCTCGGTTCTGACAAGGTCGTGGGCCGCGTTATCCGCATCAAAGCGATCAGCAAGCAGACCGTGCTGGGCATCGCGGAAGTCCTTGTTCACGGCGAACCCAACTAG